TTCCGACATGCAAGTCCTGCGTAACCTGGAGCGTGACCTGAAAATGGTCATCTTCGGCCAGGATAAAGCCATTGACCAGTTGACTACCGCGATCAAGATGGCGCGTTCCGGCCTGCGTGATGACAGCAAACCGATTGGCTCCTTCATGTTCGCAGGGCCTACCGGGGTCGGTAAAACCGAGGTTTCCAAGCAGCTTGCACAACGCCTGGGGATTGAGCTACTGCGTTTCGACATGTCGGAATACATGGAGAGGCATACCGTTTCCCGCCTGATTGGCGCACCTCCTGGCTATGTCGGTTACGACGAAGGTGGCCTCTTGACGGATGCCGTCAACAAGCACCCTCATGCCGTACTGTTGCTGGATGAAATCGAAAAGGCACACCCGGACGTGTTCAACATCCTGTTACAGGTGATGGATCACGGCACACTGACCGATGCTAACGGGCGCAAGATTGACTTCCGCAATGTCATCCTGATCATGACCAGTAATGCGGGCGCGGAAAATATCAGCCGCAAATCGCTCGGCTTCACCGTGCAAGATCACACCCTGGATGCAACTGAAGCTGTTAACCGCACCTTTACGCCGGAATTCCGCAACCGTCTGGATGCCGTCATCCAGTTCAACCCACTGACTGCCGATGTGGTTGCATCCGTGGTGGACAAATTCATCATCAAGCTGGAAGCGCAACTCGAACCCAAAAAGGTCATCCTGGTGGTAGATGAAGCTGCCCGCCACTGGCTGGCGGAAAAAGGTTATGACCGCCTGATGGGCGCACGCCCAATGGAGCGCGTAATTCAGGAGCACATCAAGAAGCCACTGGCAGATGCCATCCTGTTCGGGGAGTTAAGCCAGGGTGGCAGGGTCGAAGTATCGGCAGATGATGATGGGCTGGTTATCGAGATGAGCGGCACGGAAGCCGTCCCAGCCTGAACATGATCGGGAAACTGTGACACTAAATGCGCCCTGCGGGGCGCATTTTTATTTGTTGCGGTAGCTGATGCGGCCTTTGGTCAGGTCGTAAGGGGTCAGTTGCACTGTCACCCGGTCGCCAGTCAGGATGCGGATATAGTTTTTACGCATACGCCCGGAAATATGGGCATTGACGACATGTCCATTATCCAGCTCAACCCGGAAAGTCGTATTGGGCAGGGTTTCAACAACCGTGCCTTCCATTTCGATATAATCTTCTTTGGCCATAATGCCTTCAAACACTTGGAAATAATAAACGGCGTATTATCCTTGCCGCACGCCAGATGACAAGCTCTTTTTCCCTAACCTGCGTATATTTAGCCGACAAAACAGCGGAATTCTCAACTTGCTGGTTTTCACGGCATTCCGTTTTGATTAGGATAGGCAGATTTTACTTTGCAGGGCACGCAGATAGCCCGTTTTGACGCTGGAGCAACAAACAAGATGACAATAGCAGGTATTTTTCCGGGACAAGGCTCCCAATCGCTGGGAATGCTGTCGGCGCTGGGCGCAGATTTTGCGGAAGTAGGCGAAACCTTCCAGGAGGCTTCGGCAGTACTGGGCCGTGATTTGTGGCGGCTTGCACAGGAAGGCCCTGACTCTGCCCTCAACAGCACCGA
The sequence above is drawn from the Thiothrix nivea DSM 5205 genome and encodes:
- the infA gene encoding translation initiation factor IF-1, translated to MAKEDYIEMEGTVVETLPNTTFRVELDNGHVVNAHISGRMRKNYIRILTGDRVTVQLTPYDLTKGRISYRNK